A region from the Triticum aestivum cultivar Chinese Spring chromosome 3D, IWGSC CS RefSeq v2.1, whole genome shotgun sequence genome encodes:
- the LOC123075156 gene encoding ethylene-responsive transcription factor ERF020 — protein MSSAEASVARGGEEERCRYKGVRRRRWGKWVSEIRVPGTRERLWLGSYATPEAAAVAHDTAVYFLRGGSLSGNGAAGLNFPERAAAAYGAGSVAPLSPRSVQSVASDAGMAADAQLVAARDGVPRQHYAEARAGAGTAQGGANAELQHDGAYAYTYTGDGGDTTGGGGGTSREQLVSGELSVDDMEILM, from the coding sequence ATGAGCAGCGCGGAGGCGTcggtggcgaggggcggcgaggaggagcggTGCCGGTACaagggcgtgcggcggcggcggtgggggaaGTGGGTGTCGGAGATCCGGGTGCCCGGCACGCGGGAGCGCCTGTGGCTGGGCTCCTACGCCacgcccgaggccgccgccgtcGCGCACGACACGGCCGTCTACTTCCTCCGCGGCGGCtccctctccggcaacggcgccgcTGGGCTCAACTTCCCGGAGCGTGCGGCCGCCGCGTACGGTGCCGGCTCCGTGGCGCCCCTCTCGCCGCGGTCCGTGCAGAGCGTGGCGTCCGACGCGGGCATGGCCGCCGACGCGCAGCtcgtggcggcgcgggacggcgtgcCCAGGCAGCACTACGCGGAGGCGCGCGCCGGCGCTGGCACCGCGCAGGGCGGCGCGAACGCGGAGCTCCAGCACGACGGCGCGTATGCGTACACGTATACGGGGGACGGCGGGGACACCACTGGCGGTGGCGGTGGTACCAGTAGGGAGCAGCTTGTCTCCGGGGAGCTCAGCGTCGACGACATGGAGATATTGATGTAA
- the LOC123080114 gene encoding uncharacterized protein isoform X1, protein MDMRALNLKAAGPSFLAPRRHPPATWAPLPAGEIGRRRQPARWPKLAVSASGKKSRNGRDGDDPKSKPSSSELWFLNAGKGDASTPIGDDDADAVSQNHGELKSSDTMYVPSNLSYWRDVRASFVIPKSEQAVDVNTLPQTSFDGPVHCLPRKWAHSISAPESGCVLVATEELDGNGTFERTVILLLKLGSRDAYDGPFGVILNRPLYTKMKHVNPSFRDQATPFGDCSLFFGGPVDMSIFLMRTNEGRPIKGFEEVAPGVCFGFRTDLQKVGHLMKNGALSPDDLKFYVGYSAWDHDQLLSEIDAGYWVVTSCSSGLITDALTTDPSCLWSEVLQLMGGQYAELSQKPKEDGA, encoded by the exons ATGGACATGCGGGCCCTCAACTTGAAGGCCGCCGGGCCCTCCTTCCTCGCGCCGCGGCGCCACCCGCCGGCGACCTGGGCGCCCCTCCCCGCCGGGGAGATCGGGAGGAGGCGGCAGCCGGCGCGGTGGCCCAAGCTGGCGGTGAGCGCGTCGGGGAAGAAGAGCAGGAACGGCCGCGACGGGGACGACCCCAAGAGCAAGCCCTCCTCTTCCG AATTGTGGTTTCTCAATGCAGGAAAAGGTGATGCATCTACTCCCATTGGAGATGATGATGCCGATGCAGTAAGCCAAAATCATGGCGAACTGAAATCCAGTGACACCATGTATGTACCAAGCAACCTGTCATATTGGCGAGATGTCAGAGCAAGCTTTGTGATTCCAAAGTCG GAGCAAGCAGTCGATGTAAATACACTACCACAAACATCATTCGATGGACCAGTACACTGTCTTCCTCGGAAATGGGCCCATTCTATTTCTGCGCCAGAGTCTGGCTGTGTGCTGGTCGCCACGGAAGAGCTTGACGGGAACGGTACCTTTGAAAGAACCGTCATCCTCCTCCTCAAACTAGGTTCGAGAGACGCCTATGACGGTCCATTCGGCGTCATCCTGAACCGGCCACTCTACACGAAGATGAAACACGTGAACCCATCCTTCCGCGACCAGGCGACGCCTTTCGGCGACTGCTCCCTCTTCTTCGGAGGCCCCGTCGACATGAGCATATTCCTGATGAGGACCAACGAAGGCAGGCCCATCAAGGGGTTCGAGGAGGTAGCCCCGGGCGTGTGCTTCGGTTTCAGAACGGACCTGCAGAAGGTCGGTCACCTGATGAAGAACGGGGCGCTCAGCCCTGATGACCTCAAGTTCTACGTCGGGTACTCCGCCTGGGACCACGACCAGCTGCTGAGCGAGATCGACGCGGGGTACTGGGTCGTCACCTCCTGCAGCTCGGGCCTGATCACCGACGCGCTGACGACGGACCCTTCTTGCCTGTGGAGCGAGGTGCTGCAGCTGATGGGAGGCCAGTACGCGGAGCTGAGTCAGAAACCGAAGGAAGATGGCGCGTGA
- the LOC123080114 gene encoding UPF0301 protein Plut_0637 isoform X2, which yields MDMRALNLKAAGPSFLAPRRHPPATWAPLPAGEIGRRRQPARWPKLAVSASGKKSRNGRDGDDPKSKPSSSGKGDASTPIGDDDADAVSQNHGELKSSDTMYVPSNLSYWRDVRASFVIPKSEQAVDVNTLPQTSFDGPVHCLPRKWAHSISAPESGCVLVATEELDGNGTFERTVILLLKLGSRDAYDGPFGVILNRPLYTKMKHVNPSFRDQATPFGDCSLFFGGPVDMSIFLMRTNEGRPIKGFEEVAPGVCFGFRTDLQKVGHLMKNGALSPDDLKFYVGYSAWDHDQLLSEIDAGYWVVTSCSSGLITDALTTDPSCLWSEVLQLMGGQYAELSQKPKEDGA from the exons ATGGACATGCGGGCCCTCAACTTGAAGGCCGCCGGGCCCTCCTTCCTCGCGCCGCGGCGCCACCCGCCGGCGACCTGGGCGCCCCTCCCCGCCGGGGAGATCGGGAGGAGGCGGCAGCCGGCGCGGTGGCCCAAGCTGGCGGTGAGCGCGTCGGGGAAGAAGAGCAGGAACGGCCGCGACGGGGACGACCCCAAGAGCAAGCCCTCCTCTTCCG GAAAAGGTGATGCATCTACTCCCATTGGAGATGATGATGCCGATGCAGTAAGCCAAAATCATGGCGAACTGAAATCCAGTGACACCATGTATGTACCAAGCAACCTGTCATATTGGCGAGATGTCAGAGCAAGCTTTGTGATTCCAAAGTCG GAGCAAGCAGTCGATGTAAATACACTACCACAAACATCATTCGATGGACCAGTACACTGTCTTCCTCGGAAATGGGCCCATTCTATTTCTGCGCCAGAGTCTGGCTGTGTGCTGGTCGCCACGGAAGAGCTTGACGGGAACGGTACCTTTGAAAGAACCGTCATCCTCCTCCTCAAACTAGGTTCGAGAGACGCCTATGACGGTCCATTCGGCGTCATCCTGAACCGGCCACTCTACACGAAGATGAAACACGTGAACCCATCCTTCCGCGACCAGGCGACGCCTTTCGGCGACTGCTCCCTCTTCTTCGGAGGCCCCGTCGACATGAGCATATTCCTGATGAGGACCAACGAAGGCAGGCCCATCAAGGGGTTCGAGGAGGTAGCCCCGGGCGTGTGCTTCGGTTTCAGAACGGACCTGCAGAAGGTCGGTCACCTGATGAAGAACGGGGCGCTCAGCCCTGATGACCTCAAGTTCTACGTCGGGTACTCCGCCTGGGACCACGACCAGCTGCTGAGCGAGATCGACGCGGGGTACTGGGTCGTCACCTCCTGCAGCTCGGGCCTGATCACCGACGCGCTGACGACGGACCCTTCTTGCCTGTGGAGCGAGGTGCTGCAGCTGATGGGAGGCCAGTACGCGGAGCTGAGTCAGAAACCGAAGGAAGATGGCGCGTGA